One window from the genome of Desulforamulus ruminis DSM 2154 encodes:
- a CDS encoding phage holin family protein encodes MKSSFQIALTAFGGWLGWVLGGWDGFLYALITFVVIDYLTGVMSAILEKRLSSEVGARGIFKKVLIFALVAVGHIIDTQVITNGSAVRTAVIFFYLSNEGISILENAAKIGLPIPEKLKLVLDQLNKEEKING; translated from the coding sequence ATGAAAAGCTCATTTCAAATCGCCTTAACAGCCTTTGGCGGCTGGCTGGGCTGGGTCTTGGGAGGCTGGGACGGCTTTTTATACGCGCTGATTACCTTTGTGGTTATCGATTACCTGACCGGCGTCATGTCGGCCATACTGGAAAAACGCCTTTCCAGCGAGGTCGGTGCAAGGGGCATCTTTAAGAAGGTGCTGATTTTTGCCCTGGTGGCAGTGGGCCACATTATAGATACCCAGGTTATAACAAACGGTAGCGCTGTCCGTACCGCCGTCATCTTCTTCTACTTATCCAACGAAGGGATCAGTATTCTGGAAAACGCAGCCAAGATCGGCCTACCTATTCCGGAGAAACTCAAACTGGTTTTGGACCAACTCAATAAGGAGGAAAAGATTAATGGCTAG
- a CDS encoding CD1375 family protein, producing MFLVYNKNDGLVVQASETEPVLAPGQDYVFAHDPELNLSNYEAIKVVNKEGCHLELIPTAEWNNKVSGGRNITLDEKVAKLEKYSLVLMEAVAKLSEANPGTVSTELMAELVLAGRRTIDQVPTDIQKEVSGRIASAIE from the coding sequence TTGTTTTTAGTATATAACAAGAACGACGGTTTAGTAGTGCAAGCATCTGAGACTGAACCGGTACTGGCTCCGGGACAGGACTATGTCTTTGCCCATGACCCTGAACTTAATTTATCCAATTATGAAGCTATAAAGGTTGTAAATAAAGAAGGATGCCATCTGGAACTGATACCGACTGCTGAATGGAATAACAAAGTAAGCGGCGGCAGAAATATAACGCTGGACGAAAAAGTAGCCAAGCTTGAAAAGTATAGTTTAGTACTGATGGAGGCTGTAGCCAAACTTTCGGAAGCAAATCCCGGCACGGTCAGCACTGAATTGATGGCTGAATTGGTGCTTGCAGGAAGGAGAACCATTGATCAGGTGCCAACTGATATACAAAAGGAAGTGTCAGGCAGGATTGCATCAGCTATCGAATAA
- a CDS encoding G-protein gamma-like subunit: protein MAETIGELLVKVGLDNTGFNQGMKELDQSLKLARAEFQAAAAKMGDMGSAADQLKLKVEYLNKQAEVQRQKVAALKDAYDKAAGSTEQDTVAVEKLRIKMLQAEKVLANMEHSLKNTVKELELQASAWTKLSKKAEEASQKLKAAGSSITSAGQGMSLAVTAPLAAAGTAAVKLASDTNEALNKVEVAFQDNAEGVKNWSDTTLERYGIARGTALDMAATYGDMATSLGLNTAQAEEMSKTLVGLAGDLSSFKNISIDIADTALKSVFTGETESLKELGIVMTQANLQEYAYSQGIKKKIQDMNQAEQTQLRYNYVLAMTKNAQGDFERTGAGTANQMRVFSESIKELGATMGQHILPVITPLIQRLNELVQRFGALSPSAQKTILVVAGVAAAIGPVVLIIGQLVTAAGAISGVVGTAAAAIASAGGVTAALGAAFSALTGPIGIAVAVIAGLVLAIKELWQNNEGFRNTVKEIWADIGSVIAKAGTAIKVFWDNWGKDITAVFTNIWNIIKAVFQTAAEVIVNAFGFFLDVLQGDWQGAWEHIKNIFITLWNGIKTVVVNAFEGLRTLHNTLLEIGTHIIQGLIDGIKGRIEKVREIAGEIAETVKNKIKEALSIRSPSQVMREYGLNISEGLSTGMQEGMSFIEGSVSDIIATLVDMKNSLEKITAETNAKLLEAEKEYADQCREVKSKLAQDEIALQQELSDKLAAITAAGLEKEAQAIEAFEQSYAAKVESIKNQIGLFDEVKPQKVSGKSLLGNLEDQVSQFDSWQANLKSLAAKGVDEGLIDELRQMGVKAAPQVAALNTLTTDELNKYVSLWKTKNAQARAEANIEMRQARVDLGQRLSEIRQETQNQLTQQTIEMQNKLMEMKAKADEELAKYKKAWEEKNGEIKKNAAETIATIEKKYEEIVQKSAGYGIQAMSELIRGIRSRMSALQSVMDEVRSIMGSGMDPNQRNSPSLVDKIKIGVADITAAYSSLKNNLSGLDLKSALAGIAPLALGTVATNATSNSSTTINQISITVNGGTADAGEQIYRTLLAKGVRFSG from the coding sequence TTGGCAGAAACCATCGGTGAACTGCTGGTCAAAGTCGGCCTGGACAACACCGGCTTTAATCAGGGCATGAAAGAATTGGATCAGTCGCTTAAGCTGGCTAGGGCTGAATTTCAGGCAGCGGCCGCCAAGATGGGTGATATGGGTAGCGCCGCCGACCAACTTAAATTAAAAGTTGAATACTTAAACAAGCAGGCTGAGGTGCAAAGGCAGAAAGTTGCCGCCTTAAAAGATGCTTATGACAAAGCGGCGGGCAGCACTGAGCAGGATACGGTGGCGGTGGAAAAACTGCGGATCAAAATGCTGCAGGCCGAAAAGGTTCTGGCCAATATGGAACACTCCCTAAAAAATACGGTCAAGGAACTGGAACTGCAAGCTTCCGCCTGGACCAAGCTCTCTAAAAAGGCCGAAGAAGCAAGCCAGAAATTAAAAGCAGCGGGCAGCAGCATCACCAGTGCCGGTCAGGGAATGTCCCTAGCGGTTACCGCACCGCTTGCAGCCGCCGGAACCGCAGCGGTGAAACTAGCCTCAGATACCAATGAAGCTCTAAACAAGGTGGAAGTAGCCTTTCAGGATAACGCTGAAGGCGTTAAGAACTGGAGCGATACCACCCTGGAACGCTATGGCATCGCTAGGGGCACAGCCCTGGATATGGCTGCTACCTACGGGGACATGGCTACCAGCTTGGGGCTTAACACTGCGCAGGCAGAAGAAATGAGCAAAACCCTGGTGGGTTTGGCCGGAGATCTGTCCAGTTTTAAGAACATCAGCATCGACATAGCGGATACCGCCTTAAAGTCGGTATTTACCGGCGAGACCGAATCTTTGAAAGAATTAGGCATTGTTATGACCCAAGCCAACCTGCAGGAATACGCCTACAGCCAGGGGATTAAAAAGAAGATCCAGGATATGAATCAGGCGGAGCAGACCCAACTCAGGTACAACTATGTCCTGGCCATGACCAAGAACGCCCAGGGGGATTTCGAGAGAACCGGGGCGGGAACGGCTAACCAGATGCGGGTTTTCTCCGAAAGCATAAAAGAGCTAGGGGCTACCATGGGACAGCATATCCTGCCGGTTATAACCCCATTAATCCAGAGATTAAATGAACTGGTTCAAAGATTCGGCGCTTTAAGTCCCAGCGCCCAAAAAACCATTCTAGTCGTGGCGGGGGTGGCTGCCGCCATAGGCCCGGTTGTCCTCATTATCGGTCAGCTGGTCACCGCCGCCGGGGCCATCTCCGGGGTAGTTGGTACAGCTGCAGCCGCTATCGCCAGCGCCGGCGGGGTTACCGCAGCTTTGGGGGCGGCTTTTTCCGCCTTAACCGGTCCTATTGGTATCGCTGTAGCCGTTATCGCTGGTTTGGTTTTGGCTATCAAGGAGCTTTGGCAAAACAATGAAGGCTTTCGTAACACGGTCAAGGAGATCTGGGCGGATATTGGGAGCGTTATCGCCAAAGCCGGAACCGCCATTAAAGTGTTCTGGGACAATTGGGGTAAAGATATCACTGCGGTATTCACCAATATCTGGAACATTATTAAGGCGGTATTTCAGACTGCGGCGGAAGTGATTGTAAACGCCTTCGGCTTTTTCCTGGATGTCTTGCAGGGAGACTGGCAAGGGGCCTGGGAGCATATCAAAAACATTTTCATCACCCTGTGGAATGGGATTAAGACAGTGGTGGTCAACGCTTTCGAGGGTCTAAGAACCCTGCACAACACTCTGCTGGAAATAGGTACTCATATTATTCAGGGTTTGATCGACGGGATTAAAGGCCGGATTGAGAAAGTCAGGGAAATCGCCGGGGAAATTGCCGAGACGGTAAAAAACAAAATCAAAGAAGCCCTATCCATCCGCTCCCCCTCCCAGGTGATGCGCGAATATGGCCTTAATATCAGCGAAGGCTTGAGCACCGGCATGCAAGAAGGAATGTCCTTTATAGAAGGATCGGTATCCGACATTATTGCCACCTTGGTCGATATGAAGAACAGCCTGGAAAAGATAACGGCTGAAACCAATGCCAAGCTGCTGGAAGCGGAAAAAGAGTACGCTGACCAGTGCCGGGAAGTCAAAAGCAAACTGGCCCAGGATGAAATCGCCTTGCAGCAGGAACTGTCCGATAAATTAGCCGCTATTACGGCAGCAGGCTTAGAGAAAGAAGCCCAGGCCATCGAAGCTTTTGAGCAGAGCTATGCAGCCAAGGTGGAGTCCATCAAAAACCAGATCGGGCTTTTTGATGAAGTGAAGCCACAAAAAGTATCAGGCAAGTCCTTGCTTGGTAATCTGGAGGACCAGGTTAGTCAGTTCGACAGCTGGCAGGCCAACTTAAAGTCACTGGCCGCCAAGGGAGTCGACGAAGGACTTATTGACGAGCTTCGGCAGATGGGGGTCAAGGCGGCTCCTCAGGTCGCGGCGTTAAATACCTTGACAACTGATGAGCTGAATAAATATGTAAGCCTTTGGAAAACCAAAAACGCCCAGGCCCGGGCGGAAGCCAATATCGAGATGCGCCAGGCCCGGGTTGATCTAGGCCAGCGCTTAAGCGAGATTAGGCAGGAAACCCAGAATCAACTTACCCAGCAGACTATCGAAATGCAGAACAAACTCATGGAAATGAAAGCCAAGGCCGATGAGGAGCTGGCCAAGTACAAAAAGGCTTGGGAGGAAAAGAACGGTGAAATTAAAAAGAACGCCGCTGAAACCATCGCCACCATCGAAAAGAAATATGAAGAAATAGTCCAGAAATCGGCCGGGTACGGCATCCAGGCTATGAGTGAGTTAATCCGGGGCATAAGGTCGAGGATGAGCGCCTTGCAAAGTGTCATGGACGAAGTGCGAAGCATAATGGGTTCCGGTATGGACCCCAATCAGCGCAATTCCCCCTCTCTAGTAGACAAGATAAAAATCGGGGTGGCTGATATAACGGCTGCCTACAGCAGCTTAAAAAACAATTTAAGTGGCCTTGACTTAAAGAGCGCTTTAGCAGGAATTGCTCCTTTAGCCTTGGGTACGGTTGCCACAAATGCAACCAGTAACAGCTCGACCACCATCAACCAGATCAGCATAACGGTCAATGGCGGCACCGCTGACGCGGGCGAGCAGATTTACCGGACGCTCCTGGCCAAGGGGGTGCGTTTCAGTGGCTAA
- the gpG gene encoding phage tail assembly chaperone G — translation MENPKITLKGKTYTAPPPKVKLWREVTKFKDKFGDKEQGDEEALSEMERLIAAAFNHPEISAEVIEDELDLDEFVPLFYQIASWVAEAVSRKMTELPK, via the coding sequence ATGGAGAACCCCAAGATTACTCTTAAAGGAAAGACATACACCGCACCCCCGCCCAAGGTCAAACTGTGGCGCGAAGTAACCAAATTCAAAGATAAATTCGGCGATAAAGAGCAAGGCGATGAGGAAGCTCTAAGCGAGATGGAACGCCTGATCGCTGCTGCCTTTAATCACCCGGAAATAAGCGCTGAGGTTATTGAAGATGAACTGGACCTGGATGAGTTTGTCCCCCTCTTTTACCAGATTGCCAGCTGGGTGGCCGAGGCCGTAAGCCGCAAGATGACAGAACTCCCAAAGTAA
- a CDS encoding major tail protein, with amino-acid sequence MAGVQVGLNSLYYAVLTSDTPLAATYNSPVAIAGAINAKISPKSNTETLYCDDGPDETVTSLGEIDVEFETKDIDLNTQAVLLGHSITGGVLIKKSTDTAPYVALGFKSKKSNGSYRYVWLYKGKFALQEQEYQTAEDKPKFQTPKIKGTFIKRTFDNAWQKIGDEDHPDWTASTGTNWFTAVDGAAPDPLTVTISPVDGSSGVAADANLTWTFANAIQATDVTAANFILLKADDGSLVAGVLSTDSEHKVVTFNPASNLAPGADYIMVCTQGVRDICGQNLAVASIGSFTTAV; translated from the coding sequence ATGGCAGGAGTACAAGTAGGCTTAAACAGCCTGTATTACGCGGTTCTTACTAGCGATACGCCTTTAGCAGCGACATATAACAGCCCGGTGGCCATAGCCGGGGCTATCAACGCCAAAATAAGTCCCAAGAGCAACACAGAAACCCTGTACTGCGACGACGGGCCTGATGAAACCGTCACCTCGCTGGGGGAAATCGATGTGGAGTTTGAGACTAAAGATATTGACCTCAACACCCAGGCGGTCCTTTTGGGACACAGTATCACTGGCGGGGTGCTGATCAAGAAGTCAACCGATACTGCGCCCTATGTGGCCTTAGGATTCAAGTCCAAAAAGAGCAACGGCAGCTACCGCTATGTATGGCTGTATAAAGGAAAATTCGCCCTGCAGGAGCAGGAGTACCAGACCGCGGAGGATAAGCCCAAATTTCAGACCCCCAAAATCAAGGGGACATTTATTAAACGCACTTTTGACAACGCCTGGCAGAAGATCGGCGATGAGGATCATCCCGATTGGACAGCTTCAACCGGCACAAATTGGTTTACGGCGGTAGACGGAGCGGCCCCCGACCCTCTGACGGTGACAATAAGTCCGGTGGATGGTTCCAGCGGAGTGGCGGCAGACGCTAACCTGACCTGGACCTTTGCCAACGCCATCCAGGCTACCGATGTAACCGCCGCTAATTTTATCTTATTAAAGGCTGATGATGGGTCCTTAGTTGCCGGAGTCCTTAGTACCGATTCGGAACACAAGGTGGTTACTTTCAATCCGGCCAGCAATTTGGCCCCGGGCGCGGATTACATCATGGTATGCACGCAGGGGGTCAGGGATATTTGCGGCCAAAACCTGGCTGTTGCCTCAATCGGCAGCTTCACCACTGCTGTTTAA
- the gp17 gene encoding tail completion protein gp17, whose product MINVKPEVLAALEGNTDLLALLGGPYIYQLKAPEGLDKYITLFELTNFDSAWADGTAFMAEVHVQVDVWVKAASTSPIAAEVDKTMKSLGFKRTSSADLYEDDTKIFHKALRYVTEREVEGG is encoded by the coding sequence ATGATCAATGTCAAACCGGAAGTCCTGGCGGCTTTGGAGGGAAACACTGATCTGCTGGCTTTATTGGGCGGGCCTTATATCTACCAGCTGAAAGCGCCGGAGGGTTTAGATAAATACATTACTTTGTTTGAGTTAACCAATTTCGATTCCGCCTGGGCAGACGGCACTGCCTTTATGGCTGAGGTGCACGTGCAAGTGGATGTGTGGGTAAAAGCAGCCAGCACCTCCCCTATTGCCGCCGAGGTGGACAAAACCATGAAATCTTTAGGCTTTAAAAGAACTAGCAGCGCCGATCTTTATGAAGACGATACCAAAATATTTCACAAAGCGCTCAGGTATGTGACTGAGCGGGAAGTTGAAGGAGGTTAG
- a CDS encoding HK97-gp10 family putative phage morphogenesis protein, which translates to MAGNLTLEGMDEILDRLKELGQRAAPVENQALYAGAKIVQENAGQKAPRSLEAKEHLADNIVICEPKQDENGKYVEVGPTAPFFYGKFLEYGTSKMTARPFMGPAQAESKKQVLETIRQTLKAGLDI; encoded by the coding sequence GTGGCGGGTAATCTGACCCTGGAAGGTATGGATGAAATTTTAGATAGGCTAAAGGAACTGGGGCAAAGAGCCGCTCCGGTAGAGAACCAAGCCCTCTATGCCGGGGCCAAGATCGTCCAGGAAAACGCCGGCCAAAAAGCGCCGCGCAGTTTAGAGGCCAAGGAGCATCTGGCAGACAATATCGTGATTTGCGAACCAAAGCAGGATGAAAACGGCAAATACGTTGAGGTGGGGCCAACGGCTCCCTTTTTTTATGGCAAATTTCTGGAGTACGGCACCTCCAAGATGACCGCCCGCCCTTTTATGGGTCCGGCTCAAGCCGAAAGTAAAAAACAGGTGCTGGAAACCATCAGGCAGACCTTGAAAGCGGGGCTTGACATATGA
- a CDS encoding phage head closure protein produces the protein MKKRDLMGQMRQRIALQAKTITKSEGIPLENWTTVATVWAAVSDISGKEYFQAGALQSEVTTRIKIRYRTGITTSMRVLYGSRVFQILSVIDKDERHYVIELMCKEVIPSGG, from the coding sequence ATGAAGAAGCGCGATTTAATGGGTCAGATGCGACAGCGTATTGCCTTGCAGGCCAAGACCATCACCAAATCAGAAGGCATCCCCCTAGAAAACTGGACTACAGTAGCCACAGTGTGGGCAGCAGTGTCGGACATATCGGGTAAAGAATATTTCCAGGCGGGGGCCTTGCAGTCGGAAGTCACCACCCGGATTAAAATTCGCTACCGAACCGGGATAACTACTTCCATGCGGGTATTATATGGCTCCCGGGTATTTCAAATTCTGTCGGTAATCGATAAGGATGAGCGGCACTACGTAATAGAACTGATGTGCAAGGAGGTGATCCCCAGTGGCGGGTAA
- a CDS encoding head-tail connector protein — translation MLSLEEVKLYLKVDGDEDNTLITDLIGAAEELCQDILRFPLTEFTEVPETVKQALLYAIGNLYELREAVDMKALIEFMTRLLFAYRREGW, via the coding sequence GTGCTTTCTTTGGAGGAAGTAAAACTGTATCTAAAAGTAGACGGTGATGAAGACAATACGCTCATCACCGATCTCATAGGTGCCGCCGAGGAGCTATGCCAGGACATTCTGCGCTTTCCCCTGACCGAATTTACCGAGGTGCCAGAAACAGTTAAACAAGCCCTACTCTATGCTATCGGCAATCTTTATGAACTACGGGAAGCAGTCGACATGAAAGCATTAATTGAGTTTATGACCAGGCTCTTATTCGCCTACCGCCGAGAAGGGTGGTAA
- a CDS encoding phage major capsid protein, translating to MSKILELREKRAKAWDAAKAFLDSKRGADGLLSAEDVATYEKMEADVVNLGKEIDRLERQQALDAELNKPVNTPITGKPGQPNPENKTGRASDEYKRAFWNAMRSKAAGYEVLNALQVGTDSEGGYLVPDEFERTLVEALQEENIFRTMAKIIQTASGDRKIPVVATKGTASWVDEEGAIPESDDAFGQVSIGAYKLATMIKVSEELLNDSVFNLESYIAREFARRIGAKEEESFFIGNGTGKPTGIFNATGGAELGVTAASATAITVDEIMDLFYSLKSPYRKNAVFVMNDSTVKAIRKLKDGNGQYLWQPSITAGQPDTILNRPVKTSAYVPTIAAGAKTIAFGDFGYYWIADRQGRSFQRLNELYAATGQVGFKATQRVDGKLILSEAIKVLQMKA from the coding sequence ATGAGCAAAATCTTAGAACTGCGTGAGAAAAGAGCCAAAGCCTGGGATGCCGCTAAAGCCTTTCTGGACAGCAAGCGCGGCGCTGACGGGCTCCTTTCCGCCGAGGATGTTGCCACCTATGAAAAGATGGAAGCCGATGTGGTGAATCTCGGCAAAGAAATCGATCGGCTGGAGCGTCAGCAGGCATTGGACGCGGAGCTTAACAAGCCCGTCAATACACCCATTACCGGCAAGCCCGGCCAGCCAAACCCTGAGAATAAAACCGGCCGGGCCAGCGACGAGTACAAACGAGCCTTCTGGAACGCCATGCGCAGCAAGGCAGCGGGATACGAAGTCCTGAACGCGCTGCAGGTGGGGACCGATTCCGAGGGAGGCTACCTGGTGCCGGACGAGTTCGAGCGTACCTTGGTCGAAGCCCTGCAAGAAGAAAACATCTTCCGCACCATGGCCAAGATCATCCAAACCGCCAGCGGCGATCGCAAAATACCAGTCGTAGCCACAAAGGGCACCGCCTCTTGGGTGGATGAAGAAGGTGCTATCCCGGAATCAGACGATGCCTTTGGGCAGGTTTCCATAGGAGCCTACAAGCTGGCGACCATGATCAAGGTATCCGAGGAATTGTTAAATGACAGCGTCTTTAATCTGGAGTCATATATCGCCCGGGAATTTGCCCGTAGAATCGGTGCCAAGGAAGAGGAATCCTTCTTCATCGGTAACGGAACCGGCAAGCCAACCGGGATTTTCAATGCTACCGGCGGAGCGGAACTGGGTGTAACTGCCGCTTCAGCAACGGCTATTACGGTGGATGAGATCATGGATCTGTTCTACAGCCTTAAGTCTCCTTACCGCAAAAATGCCGTATTCGTGATGAACGATTCCACTGTCAAAGCCATCAGAAAATTAAAGGACGGCAACGGCCAGTACCTGTGGCAGCCCTCCATTACTGCCGGACAACCGGATACGATTTTAAATCGTCCGGTCAAGACTTCAGCCTATGTACCGACAATTGCGGCAGGGGCTAAGACTATCGCTTTCGGCGATTTCGGCTACTACTGGATTGCTGATCGGCAAGGCCGTTCCTTCCAAAGGCTGAACGAGCTTTATGCGGCAACCGGTCAGGTAGGATTTAAGGCAACCCAGCGGGTGGACGGCAAGCTGATTCTCTCTGAAGCCATTAAGGTACTGCAGATGAAAGCGTAG
- a CDS encoding head maturation protease, ClpP-related, with translation MSRKFWNWLKNEQDRTLFLDGYIAEDSWFEDDITPKQFKNELYAEDGDVVVMLNSPGGDVFAASQIYTMLKEYPGHITVKIEGLAASAASVIAMAADEVHMSPVAMMMIHNPTTVIFGEISDLKSGIAMLSEVKESIINAYEQKTGLSRTKISHMMDAESWFNAWKAVELGFADKVLYTTEEHLTEPPSAAYLFDKMTVTNALVKKFPLPQVNNPKPPTGTPLSYLEKRLSLLKH, from the coding sequence ATGAGCAGAAAGTTTTGGAACTGGCTCAAAAACGAGCAGGATCGAACCCTCTTTTTAGATGGGTATATCGCTGAGGACAGCTGGTTCGAGGACGATATTACCCCCAAGCAGTTTAAAAACGAGCTCTACGCTGAGGATGGGGATGTGGTAGTGATGCTCAACTCCCCGGGTGGCGATGTATTTGCCGCCAGTCAAATCTACACCATGTTAAAAGAGTATCCGGGACACATTACCGTCAAAATCGAGGGGCTTGCTGCCAGCGCGGCTTCGGTAATCGCCATGGCGGCGGACGAGGTTCACATGTCTCCGGTAGCCATGATGATGATCCATAACCCCACCACCGTCATATTCGGGGAAATATCTGACCTTAAAAGCGGTATTGCCATGCTGTCCGAGGTTAAAGAAAGCATTATCAATGCCTACGAGCAGAAAACCGGTTTATCAAGAACCAAAATTTCGCACATGATGGATGCCGAAAGCTGGTTTAACGCCTGGAAAGCAGTGGAGCTGGGCTTTGCCGACAAAGTCCTATACACAACCGAAGAACACCTAACCGAGCCGCCCAGCGCGGCTTATCTTTTTGACAAAATGACGGTCACCAACGCGCTGGTAAAAAAGTTTCCGCTGCCCCAGGTTAATAACCCTAAACCGCCGACCGGCACCCCGCTCAGCTACCTGGAAAAGCGGCTCAGCCTATTAAAACATTAG
- a CDS encoding phage portal protein produces the protein MPVLSRLLKSRASPKNRLYGSTYTFFFGGTASGKTVNERTAMQTTAVYACVRILAETIASLPLNLYKYTDMGKEKAIDHQLYYLLHDEPNPEMTSFVFRETLMSHLLLWGNAYAQIIRDARGQILALYPLLPDRMTVDRTTDGQLYYEYRKDTGYVILRPEDILHIPGLGFDGLVGYSPIAMAKNAIGMAIATEEYGGKFFANGASPGGVLEHPGVVKDPARIRESWNAVYQGSGNAHRIAVLEEGMKFQSIGIPPEQAQFLETRKFQTEEICRIFRVPPHLVANLDKATFSNIEHQSISFVVHTIRPWLVRLEQGMNKALLRPSEKGQYFVGFVVDGLLRGDYASRMQGYAIGIQNGFLSPNDVRTLENMNTIEHGDIYAMNGNMLKLEDVGAYANTKRKEVSQ, from the coding sequence ATACCCGTATTATCAAGATTATTAAAATCCCGAGCCAGTCCTAAAAATCGTCTGTATGGCAGCACGTACACCTTCTTTTTCGGCGGAACCGCCAGCGGCAAAACCGTCAATGAAAGAACGGCCATGCAGACCACCGCCGTATATGCCTGTGTTCGAATCCTGGCGGAAACCATAGCCAGTCTGCCATTGAATCTATATAAATACACGGACATGGGCAAGGAGAAAGCCATAGACCACCAGCTATATTATCTGCTCCATGATGAGCCTAATCCGGAGATGACTTCATTTGTGTTTCGGGAAACACTGATGAGTCATCTTTTATTATGGGGCAACGCCTATGCCCAGATAATTAGAGACGCTAGGGGCCAAATCTTAGCTCTTTATCCCCTGCTGCCCGACCGCATGACAGTGGATCGGACAACTGATGGACAGCTCTATTACGAATACCGCAAGGACACCGGATATGTGATCTTAAGGCCGGAAGATATCCTGCATATTCCCGGGCTTGGTTTTGACGGACTGGTGGGCTACTCTCCTATCGCTATGGCCAAGAATGCCATCGGCATGGCAATCGCCACCGAAGAATACGGGGGTAAATTCTTTGCCAATGGAGCCAGTCCAGGCGGAGTTTTAGAGCATCCCGGGGTAGTCAAAGACCCGGCCCGAATCCGGGAAAGCTGGAACGCGGTCTACCAGGGCAGCGGCAACGCCCACCGGATAGCTGTGCTGGAAGAAGGTATGAAGTTCCAGTCCATCGGTATACCGCCGGAGCAGGCGCAGTTTCTTGAAACCAGAAAGTTTCAGACGGAGGAGATATGTAGAATCTTTCGGGTGCCGCCCCATCTGGTGGCTAATTTGGACAAAGCCACTTTCAGCAACATCGAGCATCAATCTATCAGTTTTGTAGTCCATACCATCCGGCCCTGGCTGGTAAGGCTCGAGCAAGGAATGAATAAAGCTCTGCTCAGGCCATCCGAAAAGGGCCAGTATTTTGTGGGTTTTGTGGTGGACGGACTATTGCGGGGCGATTATGCATCGAGGATGCAAGGCTACGCCATAGGTATTCAAAACGGTTTCTTAAGCCCCAACGATGTAAGAACCTTAGAAAACATGAACACCATCGAGCATGGCGATATTTATGCCATGAACGGTAACATGCTGAAGCTTGAAGATGTGGGCGCGTATGCCAATACCAAAAGAAAGGAGGTCAGCCAATGA